A DNA window from Ictalurus punctatus breed USDA103 chromosome 11, Coco_2.0, whole genome shotgun sequence contains the following coding sequences:
- the dr1 gene encoding protein Dr1 yields MASSSGNDDDLTIPRAAINKMIKETLPNVRVANDARELVVNCCTEFIHLVSSEANEICNKSEKKTISPEHVINALESLGFGSYITEVKDVLQECKTVALKRRKASSRLENLGIPEEELLRQQQELFAKARQQQAELAQQEWLQMQQAAQQAQLAAAAASATAAQHARSSQEDDEEDDM; encoded by the exons ATGGCTTCCTCGTCCGGAAACGACGACGACCTCACCATCCCGAGAGCAGCCATCAACAAGATGATTAAAGAAACGCTTCCCAACGTGCGGGTGGCCAACGACGCCCGGGAGCTGGTGGTCAACTGCTGCACTGAGTTCATCCACCTGGTCTCCTCCGAGGCCAATGAGATCTGCAACAAGTCCGAGAAGAAGACCATCTCCCCGGAGCATGTCATCAACG CACTTGAAAGTCTTGGTTTTGGATCCTACATAACGGAAGTGAAGGACGTTTTGCAGGAGTGTAAGACAGTCGCGCTTAAGCGGAGAAAGGCGAGCTCACGTCTGGAAAATCTCGGCATCCCAGAAGAGGAGCTTCTCCGCCAGCAGCAGGAGTTATTCGCTAAG gcgCGGCAGCAGCAGGCTGAGCTCGCCCAGCAGGAGTGGCTGCAGATGCAACAGGCGGCACAGCAGGCTCAgttagcagcagcagcagcttcaGCCACCGCAGCTCAACACGCCCGATCCTCCCaggaagatgatgaagaagatgacatgtga